The nucleotide sequence ATAGCTTAAAAACTTGACAAGAACAAGACTAAACCGTTATCGAACCGCTGCAACAGGACGACTGATAACCATACCCCCAAGAAAAACACAACACTACATGTATCAACCCATCAACTATTATTGTAATGAACTCCACATTCTTTTATCATCCATTTATTTATCGGCCATTCGTCAATGTTGATCTTAAATTCAAAGAAAAGCTCGCCTGAGGTCATGTCTGCTTGGAATTCAAAGATGTATAGATGTTCCGTTAAAGGGCGATACAGAATGCGGAGACTAGGACTGCACCGGACGTCGAGTCTATTCTGTTTAATCCCATGATACACGCGCACATATTCTCCTTTAGCAGCTTCAACCTCATCTTTACAAACCAGCAAGATGAAAGCCTTACATATCATTGATGAAGGTGAAGTCCTCTCGTTCAACTTAATTACTAGGGAACCTCCATTAGCTTGATAATTGAAGTAGTTAGGCATTTCTTTACCGGGTAAGGTCTTTACTTTATTAGTCGAGGTCTGAATGATGACATCTCTGGCTTCTTTATTCAGCTTAAAGCAGTTGGCGAAGTTGAGATCAATCTTTTGATTAAGAAAGGAGCAGTCTAGTCTCTCAAGAGACTCGCAGTTTTCTGCGTCTAGCTCTAATAAGGAACTTGGAAGCTGTGGGAGTGCCAAAAGATCTTTGCATCCCTTGAGTACAAGACGACGAAGACGAGATGTTATCTTGATCGAAGGAGAAATTTCCTGTATTTCTGTGTTGATCATGAACAGATCAATTAGGTTGTGCCACAACCTGATAGATGAAGGAACTTGTTTAACCGCAGTTCCAGTGAGATTCATAGATTTGATGTTTGTCGAGATCTCAGGAAAAATTTTCACCAAGGAGCAATCAGTGAGATCAAGTTCACTCAGAGATTTCAAGTTGATGTTGGCAGGAAGAACCTCCAGCTTGCAACATTCTTTCAAAAGCAAAGTCTCTAGTTCCTGGAGGTTTCCAATAGAGGCAGGAAGTTCCACAAGACTTGAGCATCTACTAAAATCCAAACGGGTGAGATTAGTGGTGTTTCCAATAGAGGAAGGAACTCCCACTAAACTTGAGCAATCACTAAAATCCAATTCCTCAAGGTTTCTTATGGCATATCCAATACATGAGGGTAGCTCCACCAAACTTGAACAACTTCTAAGAGACAGAAACTGGAGATTAGTTGCATTCCCAATAGAGGAAGGAAGCTCCACCAAACTTGAACATCCACCGAGATCCAAACTTTTGAGATGAATGGCATTTCCAATAGAAGATGGAAGCTCCATTAAACTTGAACATCCTGTGAGATCTAATTCCTCTAGACTAGTGGCAGTTGAGAGACTAGAAACATCCTTCAAGTTTTTTGAACCCCACAAATCCACCCACTTGAGATTTCTAAGTGGCTGACAGACAAAATCAATAAGAACACATTTGATATTAGTCTAGCTTTCCAAGTTACATAACTGTACAAATCTGAtcaaataataatgaaaaaaactTGGTTAAAAACATATGATATTATGATGTAACTTACTTTAGTTCCATCCCACAACTTCTCAAGATTGCTGCAAACCATGATTAGTTCCACGAGGAGCTCTGGGTTGGGAATACAATTCAAACATGTCATCGGAAAATATCTCCATTCTAGTAATCTTAGTTTACGAGATAAATAGCTTGGTCCACCAAATAGATGAAATTCATCTCCTCCGCCATCACGTTCCACTTTCAATCTTAAGAACTGGAGATTAGACATTCCTTCAAAGGCTCTCTCACTCACATTTATATCGTCTCCCCGGAAATTTATGCCAATAACACTTCTACTACCCTGCAAACAGACTCAGTTTGTAACGAGCAGTATTGCAATAAAACACTAATAGCAAAACTTACCACTGCATCATCAGCAAGAACCTCACAAGTCTCTCTTTTATCGACAAGAAACTGGCGTTGTCCAGGCTCACTGGACTGTTTGCGGACAATATCTCTACCCAGCTGGACTAGCAGATCGTGCATAATCACATC is from Raphanus sativus cultivar WK10039 unplaced genomic scaffold, ASM80110v3 Scaffold0064, whole genome shotgun sequence and encodes:
- the LOC108811405 gene encoding LOW QUALITY PROTEIN: probable disease resistance protein RPP1 (The sequence of the model RefSeq protein was modified relative to this genomic sequence to represent the inferred CDS: deleted 1 base in 1 codon), with translation MDLYLLLVTVVATIFTLLFSRIFFIVYGKFKVHENKIIIASSPSSSSSPPSLQSSLPIHDVFPSFHGADVRKYFLSHLLKEFGSKGINLFIDNDITRGEFIGPELKKAIRGSRIAIVLLSKRYASSSWCLDELVEIMKCKEEIGQTVMPVFYEVDPSDVKKQAGEFGKVFKKTCKGKTNEVTRKWSQALAQVATLAGYHSKNWETDAKMVEDVVNSTPSRDFDEFIGMEAHMENISPVCSDDYNMKLYLQQIKFLSQQLNQKEEDFKISHLGVARERLNDKKVLVVLDDVDRLVQLEAMARETRWFGDGSRIIITTQDRKILKAHGITHIYKVDFPSDCEAIQMFCMYAFGQKSPKDGFEYLVWEVTDLAGKLPLGLRVMGSYFRGMSKQEWQNSLPQLRRCLDGEIGSILMFSYTALSHENKDLFLHIACFFNFGLIERMIEHLSKRFSDVRQQLNVLAEKSLISLESGDVIMHDLLVQLGRDIVRKQSSEPGQRQFLVDKRETCEVLADDAVGSRSVIGINFRGDDINVSERAFEGMSNLQFLRLKVERDGGGDEFHLFGGPSYLSRKLRLLEWRYFPMTCLNCIPNPELLVELIMVCSNLEKLWDGTKPLRNLKWVDLWGSKNLKDVSSLSTATSLEELDLTGCSSLMELPSSIGNAIHLKSLDLGGCSSLVELPSSIGNATNLQFLSLRSCSSLVELPSCIGYAIRNLEELDFSDCSSLVGVPSSIGNTTNLTRLDFSRCSSLVELPASIGNLQELETLLLKECCKLEVLPANINLKSLSELDLTDCSLVKIFPEISTNIKSMNLTGTAVKQVPSSIRLWHNLIDLFMINTEIQEISPSIKITSRLRRLVLKGCKDLLALPQLPSSLLELDAENCESLERLDCSFLNQKIDLNFANCFKLNKEARDVIIQTSTNKVKTLPGKEMPNYFNYQANGGSLVIKLNERTSPSSMICKAFILLVCKDEVEAAKGEYVRVYHGIKQNRLDVRCSPSLRILYRPLTEHLYIFEFQADMTSGELFFEFKINIDEWPINKWMIKECGVHYNNS